The Bacteroidales bacterium genomic interval AAATATTGTTCAGCAACTGTGATGCACAGATCAACATTCGTCTTCTTTTCTCTTTATACTGAAAACACCTCTGCCTATTGCAATAATTTTTTCTTCATCATCGGGATGAAAAATTTTCATTTCTGAAACAATTGTACGTCTTCTTCTGCTGATAACCTCGCCAATTGCAATTATTTCTTTGGCTTTACCCGGGCGCAAATAATCAATACGCATATCAATTGTTGCCACATCATCTTCTTGGGATGTCATATATGTCATT includes:
- a CDS encoding PaaI family thioesterase, producing MTNSVKKIFKEVLENHIPMIKFIGVKVLELDAGYVKLLFPYKEEFIGDPRSKRLHGGYLATALDSAGGAAAMTYMTSQEDDVATIDMRIDYLRPGKAKEIIAIGEVISRRRRTIVSEMKIFHPDDEEKIIAIGRGVFSIKRKEDEC